The Actinomycetota bacterium genomic sequence GTAATGAAGTTTGGCGGTACCTCTGTAGCCGACGCTGAAAAAATCAGGAGGGTAGCATTAAGGGCAATACAGGCCAGGAAAGCTGGCAAAGAGGTGGTAGTAACAGTTTCCGCCATGGGTTCTACGACTGACGAACTAATAAAACTAGCAGG encodes the following:
- a CDS encoding aspartate kinase, whose amino-acid sequence is MREKRNIIVMKFGGTSVADAEKIRRVALRAIQARKAGKEVVVTVSAMGSTTDELIKLAG